Within Capra hircus breed San Clemente chromosome 7, ASM170441v1, whole genome shotgun sequence, the genomic segment caggcaagaataatactagaatgggtagccattctcctctctagggtatcttccccacccagggatcaaacccaggtctcctgcattgcaggcagatttgtttaccatctgagccaccagggaaggcccacaaaatgtaaacatttaaataaatgttaaggAAAGTTTTAAGTaattattcaaaattaaaatttaaataaatatattaaaatcaaatgaaaaagcaTCATATAAATAGTTAATGTTATGAACAATGTTTAAATAAGTGTTTATATAGAATTTAAATATTTAGGACTTCCGCGGTGGTGCTGTGAGTAAGAAATCGTCTGCCAACACGGGACATGGTTTGTTCCCTGGTCctgaagattccacacgctgaaGGGCAACTGAGTCCCTggaccacaagtactgagccagCGTGcagcaactacggaagcccatgGACCTAGAAAATAGCCAGGGGTTGCTTTCCCCTTggttcagcgggtaaagaatcttcctgtaatgcatgACACATagaagacactggttcgatccctgggtcaggaagatcccctggaggaggaaatggcaatccactccaatattactgcctggatttaaaaaaaattaagtatgttGCATcgatttaaaagttaaaatataaaataataagtagATTGAACTTAAAACGaaaatatttcagtgttttaagtaaatatttaaatgatcgtttaaatttaaaacatttaaatgttaatatttaaaataaatgctattttaacataaaattaaatcttaaatatgaacaaaaactaagaaaaattttaaatgcgaTTTTAATAAATTAACTGCTACAGGAAAATTTATAATTATACTTGAAGATGTGTAAAAAATAAGACTACTCCCCTCTTCTCCCTGCGCGGAACTGAGGCAGCCGGGAAGCTCCTTGCCTCCTCCCGGCCCCCAGCGGACCTCAAGCGCAGGCAGCGCCTTGGCCAGCCCGGCCTGCTAGCGAGGACCTCGCACGGCCAAGATGGCTGCGCCCATGCGGCAGACTCGCAACCTCCTCGGATGGGTGACGACCCTGGGCCCAGGCTCCCGCGGCTACCGAGCGCCGCCGCCTCCGCGCCGCTCACGGGACCCCTGGTGGCCCGACCCGGATGACCCACTGACCCCGCGCTGGCAGCTGGAGCCGCGCTATGCAGCTAAACAGTTCGCGCGGCATGGCGCCGCCTCCGGTGTTGACCCCGGTTGTCTGTGGCCGTCGCGGGAGCAGCTGCTCGAACTGGAGGCTGAGGAGCGAGAATGGTACCCGAGCCTGGCGGTCATGCAGGAATCGCTGCGGGTGCAGCAGCTGGCGGAAGAGCAGAAGCGACAAGCCAGGTGCGTGCTTGCGGTCGGGCGGGAGCGGGACTGCGGGCCGACAGTGAATTGTGCATCAACAGTGCTTACTCCATTGGGCGGTTTATCGCCGGTTTTGCATGCGGTATTTACGTGCACGCTCACCTGGATGTGAAAAGACTTCTGGCTAAGTTCATTTAGTCATCGGTCAACAAATCTTTACCTAGCGCCTACTATGCGCAAGGCCATGTCCCAGGTGCTGAGGGCATAGTGGGGAACAAAATGAATTTCAGATGGTGACCCAGAGTCATTAGGAAGATAAAATTGGGTGGAGCCTGCAGGCCTGAGGGCGACTTCGCCTTGGTAGGCCCCAGCCTTCTCTGAGAACTTGACATTTAAAACGTTTAAGCAGAgacctgttgggcttcccttgtggctcagctggtaaagaatccacctgcaatgcgggagacctaggttcgatccctgggttgggaagataccctggagaatgaaaaggctacccactccaatattctggcctggagaattccatggactggatagtccgtggggtcacaaagagttggacatgactgagcaacttaagaGAGAGATGAATGATCGGCGGTAGCCATAGAAAGATCTTAGGGAGAGTGTTCTTGGTAAAGGGAACAGCCGGTGCAGAGGCCCTGAGGTCGGTATATGCTTTATGAAACAGTCTGGACATTAGTGTGGCTGGGGAGGTGTGAGAGGTGATGGAGCATGGGATCAAGGGTACAGATCGGACTTGGGAGGCAGGTCTGAAGGATTTAGAGGTAAGAATGGAATAAAGAGCGAAGATATTGATTGTGCCAATTACTGAAGAGAGGGGGCAGCGAAGGCAGGCGAGTGTGTTCCTGGTGCTTACTGTTCTTGTCCTCACAGCAGCTCTAAGAGGAAGAGGGAATCACCCTTATTTGAGagataggaaactgaggccagggagGGTGAAGTCACTTGTCCAATCGCCCAGTGAACGAACAGAGCTGGGAAGTGAACCTATGTCAAGTAAACCCCGTTATCCCAGCTGGCTGACCCTACCTACCATGGGGCTTTCAGTTTCATGTTTCTAATCCTTAAAATGGAAGTGACTCATACCTACCACCTATTGGAGGGAAAGGTCCGATTCATTTCTTGCCTCCACTCCTGTATCAAGAAGTGGGCCTGGCATAGAGTGGGTACTCATTGATGTCTGTAGGATGAAGCAATGTGCTATGGGAATAACACGTGGCCTTGGATGGCTCAGGAGACAGCTCAGGGAAATGCTGGGTTGACTTGGGGTCTGCTCCTAGAGTGACTGGGGCTTACTCAAggttaaatacatatttatttccctggcggttcagatggtaaagaatctgcaatgcaggagactggggtttgatccctgggttgggaagatcccctggagaagaaaatagctactcactgcagtattcttgcctggagaattccatggatagaggagcctggcagctagtCCATggagcctcaaagagtcagacacaactgagtgactaacactgtcactttcacaCTAGttcctctctcctgcctcttGCTTCACTTCTCAAGGACTTTTCTTGACAGTTTTAATGACCACCATAAGCCTTCTCAATCTTTCAACTTGATATATAGgggagctggaagaggcaggcTATGGGCAGAGgcttgggggtgggaggtgggtggaTGGGTACTGCTCTGGCTGGGTGGGGCTGCCCTCACCAACCACCCCCCTGCACCGGCAGGGAGCAGCTCATTGAAGAGTGCATGGCCAAGATGCCACAGATGATTGAGAactggcggcggcagcagcaggcaCGCAGGGAGAAGGCACAAGCAGACAAGGAGCGGAGGGCCCGGCTGCAGGCGGAGGCCCAGGAGCGCCTGGGATACCACGTGGACCCGAGGAGTGCCCGCTTCCAGGAGCTGCTGCAGGACTTGGAGAAGCAGCATCGCAAGCGCCTCAAGgaggagaaacaaagaaagaagaaggagGCACGAGCTGCTGCGATGGCCGCTGCTGTGGCCCAGGATCCAGCAGACTCTGAAACACCCGACTCCTGAGCTGGATTCTTTCCCAATAAAACTTGCCCCACCCCTGAAGAGCTATGTCCTCTCTTATCACACCCCTCCCTGGGCACATGGGTTCCTTCTCCAACACCTGGAGCCAGGGAATCCCCCACCCTTCCCTGGCTCTGCTCACTCAGGGGACTCAAGACCATGCTGACCAACTCTGGGGCTTCAGGGGGAAAATAGGGGGGGCacaatggggaaataatggaggaGCAGATGGCAGAGGAGAAGAAGGCTTCTGTTTACCAACATTAATCTCCAGTAATTAGCCAATTACCAGGGGGGAAGTGTAGCCAAAACAGACTGTGGTGATGATGGGGGGGTGGAAAGAGCAGCAGCCCTTCCAAGGCTGGGGCCCACTGCCTGGGAATAACACAGCttggtggtgggggcggggtaCACTAGGAGCCACAATCTGCAGAGGCAGACAGACCCCTCTGCCCCTTTCATGGCATTCCCTCATCTCCTGTGCCCAACTAGTCCCTGGACCCAGACCAGCTGGagtgggaagccccagtaggGATGAAAAACAGGACTggcttttaaaactttattcacTTCAAAACCTTTATCAGAGACAACAGTTCTCttctggggtggggggcttgCCTCAAACTCCAGAGCGACTCTGATGTTTCCCCTTCCCCAAGCAGGACAAACCAGACCTCCCTCCCGCAGCAAAGGGATGCAGGATGGAAGCCTAGGCCAGACCACAGAGGAGTCCTTGGGCCTCTTGAGCGTTCACCCCAGATGGAAAGATGTGAGACACTCCTATGGAGGATCAAAAGTTTGGAGCTCCAGCTTCCCCTCACCCTGGAAGAGGGCGGGGGAGGTCTCGGGGGCTCTCTGGGGGGGTGGGGAAGCAAGCAGCCGCCTCTCCATCTGGCTGCAGGGAGCTGGGACACAGGCCAAGAGGGGCCCATCTGTCACCTCCAGTTCTGCCAGCTCCTTAGagcaggctgggctgggctgggggatggggaggggggacagCTGTCTGGCCCAGGTCTTTTCAGGCCAAGATGGGAATGAGGGACCACTTTAGGAGAGTGGGAAGTTGGGTCGgagtttcttttagtttttgatttttttttccacttcttaaataaacatgaatatatatatatatttttttcttttataaaacttttgtggagggggggtgggagggtggggaggagggggcggtgGGCAGCCTGGCCTCCCAGCATCACTCATCATCAAAGTTCTGACTCAGGAGGAAGTTGGCAGCCAAGTTCTCGTTTTTTTCACAAGCGAAGTAGGCCTGGATCACCAGGCtctctgggaagcccagggcctTCAACTGTGGGAAGACGGGCAGGTATAAGCAAGAGGTGAGGGCCCTGCCCACCCACGAGGTCACAGTCCTCTTAGCCAGGCCTCTTACCCTCTCTATAGCTTCTTTCTCCTGCGGCGTCACCTGGATGTAGTTCATCTGCGGGGCCTCCTCACCTATGGCGCCCACCTCGCCTTCCACGTCTGAGATGTCCACCAGCTCCCCGGGGGGTTCATTCAACATCTGGATGAACTGCTCCTGATGCCGGCTGATTTGCTgtgggagacagaggagggaaGGGTGACCCACGGCCTTTGTCCCCCCTCTCCCAGGTCCCTATGACAGCCCTTTTCACtcactcagcaaacatttacaGGGTACCTACTCTGGCCAGCCACACAGTGGTGGACACCGGCCCTGTCCTAGAGAAGCTAATGTTCCAGGATGGGGAGATAGGCCTTACACATGCAAATAAGTTGGCTATTATTTACAATGTAAATACTGACCCTGCCATACATCAGAGTAGACAGACCTTGGGCTGGGAAAGATACTTTAAGCCAGGAGGGAGGGGCCTGTGATCCACAGGATGGAGAAGAAAGTTTCCTTCCACATAGAGccaacagcaagtgcaaaggcccagggATGGGAGTGTATTTGGAAAACtccagaaacaaaaaaaatccatatgGCAAAACTATAAACAAGGGAAGGAGGAAGCAAAAGAGATCAGAGGCGGCGGCAAGGTCTAAACCGCTTTCTTCTAGTGCCTTCTCGCATGATGAGACACCACAGTGGTGAGAATCAACTAGGAAAAGACATctgtgtactttttaaaaaggtgaattcATCTGGGTGTTACGTATCTGGGGGGTTTTGATATGCCCCCATTTTTATGTACATTTGACAATTTTCACATCAAAGGAAAAAGCGCTTTTTCAAGAATCTGGATTCTGGTGGAGAATAACCACAGGAAAAGTGCCGAAGCAGAGGCCTGGATAGTGGCCCCCTGGGGACCCAGTAGATGAGGTGGCAGCCACAGAGATGGAGTGCAGGGCTGGGCTGAGTGTTCTGCAGGCAGAGCAAACAGGACAGGTCGGGGATAAGCCCAGCAGGCCCCCAGTGCCTGGGGCTCAAGCAAGCCCAGGTTGGTCCTGGCAGGGTTAGGGAAGGCTGGGGAGAATCTGTTCTGGTCTTGGATATGTAGAAAGCATTTTCATGGAGGTACCAAGTCACTCATGGAGCACATGGCATCCAGAGGGTCCAGGCTGATCATACAAATTTAAGGGGGaagagggttccctggtggctcagatagtaaagaacctgcctgcaatacaggaaacccaggttcaatccctggatcgggaagattccctggagaagggcatggtaacccactccagtattcttgctgagagaattccatggacagaggaggctggcgggctacactccataggactgcagagtcggacataactgagtgactcacacacacatacacagattaaAGGCCCCAGGATTGACAG encodes:
- the GADD45GIP1 gene encoding growth arrest and DNA damage-inducible proteins-interacting protein 1, with amino-acid sequence MAAPMRQTRNLLGWVTTLGPGSRGYRAPPPPRRSRDPWWPDPDDPLTPRWQLEPRYAAKQFARHGAASGVDPGCLWPSREQLLELEAEEREWYPSLAVMQESLRVQQLAEEQKRQAREQLIEECMAKMPQMIENWRRQQQARREKAQADKERRARLQAEAQERLGYHVDPRSARFQELLQDLEKQHRKRLKEEKQRKKKEARAAAMAAAVAQDPADSETPDS